One Centroberyx gerrardi isolate f3 chromosome 2, fCenGer3.hap1.cur.20231027, whole genome shotgun sequence DNA window includes the following coding sequences:
- the LOC139908359 gene encoding bone morphogenetic protein 7-like → MSTAFFVMTVLLGSSLVMAFILHPSEEEPVKPASSPVIRHIRCQGESLQSISKSLLGALNLQTEPRLPVGGLTSIREQWKDTFSGISNTAKDTTVPALSGYSVTPGAVNSTGMECCQMASEIFLKDLGWDNWVIYPESITFVQCASCNPLLAVNTLHCPSYPPSVQETPSQMPCCQPTSQEMVPILYMDEFSTVVISSVQLTRTCGCGPGNLQLPNEE, encoded by the exons ATGTCCACTGCGTTCTTTGTCATGACAGTCCTTTTGGGCTCTTCACTGGTGATGGCATTCATCCTGCATCCTTCTGAGGAAGAACCTGTAAAGCCTGCTAGCTCTCCTGTTATCAGGCACATCAG GTGCCAGGGTGAGTCATTGCAGTCCATCAGTAAGAGTCTCCTCGGGGCTCTCAACTTGCAGACAGAGCCACGGCTGCCTGTTGGTGGGCTGACCAGTATCAGAGAGCAATGGAAAGACACCTTCAGTGGCATTTCTAACACAGCCAAGGACACTACAG TTCCTGCACTGTCTGGCTACTCTGTGACACCTGGTGCTGTAAACAGTACAGGCATGGAGTGCTGTCAGATGGCCTCTGAGATCTTCCTGAaag ATCTGGGCTGGGACAACTGGGTGATCTATCCTGAGAGCATCACCTTTGTCCAGTGTGCATCCTGCAACCCTCTACTGGCAGTGAACACTTTGCACTGTCCATCATACCCCCCCAGTGTCCAGGAAACCCCCTCACAG ATGCCGTGCTGCCAGCCCACCTCCCAGGAAATGGTGCCCATCCTGTACATGGATGAATTCAGTACCGTCGTCATTTCCTCTGTGCAGCTGACCCGCACATGTGGCTGTGGGCCTGGCAACCTCCAGCTCCCCAACGAAGAGTAA